In one window of Temnothorax longispinosus isolate EJ_2023e chromosome 9, Tlon_JGU_v1, whole genome shotgun sequence DNA:
- the LOC139819016 gene encoding terpene synthase-like has product MTDPSKDTPFYYSQSGDTEEDKKLLEPLKYIVQYTEKHRYTKLTRVFNYWLKISPDKLQQIDEIVKIVYNVVILYDDIQDKAILRDGIPVTHSVHELSCTISATNYVQLIAFEKAFELHPAAAKILTEQLMEFNRGQGMDMYWKENLECPTDNDYQIMAERKAGWIVELIVKLMKLFSTCETDFSSLLSLLGYYYQIHNDYSNLCICRDMNDANFCDDLTEGKFSFPIIHALKCGNSQKIMDILKQRITDTDLKNNCVDLLEKLGSLKYTRDTLEKLDKKIRREIERLGGNPDLVKMLNEFKNEVLCGTAKVTTK; this is encoded by the exons ATGACGGACCCAAGTAAAGATACACCATTCTATTATTCGCAAAGCGGTGACACGGAGGAGGATAAG AAACTTTTGGAGCCGCTTAAATACATTGTTCAATATACTGAAAAACAtagatatacaaaattaacacGTGTTTTCAATTACTGGCTTAAAATATCACCGGATAAACTGCAGCAGATTGACGAAATCGTCAAAATTGTCTACAATGTGGTCATCCT TTACGACGATATTCAAGATAAAGCCATTTTGCGAGATGGCATTCCCGTAACCCATTCCGTTCATGAGCTTTCCTGCACAATAAGCGCCACCAATTACGTACAACTGATCGCTTTTGAAAAAGCTTTTGAATTACATCCCGCA GCAGCTAAAATCTTAACTGAACAATTAATGGAATTTAACAGAGGCCAGGGAATGGATATGTATTGGAAGGAGAATTTAGAGTGTCCAACTGACAACGATTACCAGATAATGGCGGAAAGAA aggCTGGCTGGATAGTCGaattaatagtaaaattaatgaaactcTTTTCCACTTGTGAAACGGATTTTTCATCGCTATTAAGTTTACTGggatattattatcaaatacaTAATGACTATTCTAACTTGTGTATTTGTAGA GACATGAATGATGCAAATTTTTGCGATGATCTGACTGAAGGGAAGTTCAGCTTCCCTATTATACATGCCCTTAAATGCGGTAATAGCCAGAAAATAATGg atattctAAAACAACGAATTACCGATACcgatcttaaaaataattgtgtggACTTGTTGGAGAAACTTGGTTCTCTCAAATACACGAGGGACACACTGGAAAAACTGGACAAAAAAATAAGGAGAGAAATTGAACGTTTAGGAGGAAATCCAGATCTAGTAAAGATGCTGAACGAATTCAAGAACGAGGTGTTGTGCGGTACTGCTAAGGTTACAACTAAATAA